Part of the Zonotrichia albicollis isolate bZonAlb1 chromosome 2, bZonAlb1.hap1, whole genome shotgun sequence genome, CTAAAAGAAATATTATATTTGTCTTGTTGTGTCCAGATCAAATCTCTTCATTAATACTACCTGCTTTGGAAAACTGGTTTACTCTAAAAGAACAATATTATATTTGTCTTGTAATGTAGAGTGAAAATCCTctagcacaaaaaaaaaaaaaaaaaaggcaggcaCTGGCAACAGAAATTTCTCTTTGGTATTGATAATTATAAAGAAACAACATTTTTACCTGTATGTATAAGCTTATGTCTTTCCAGATTTCCTATACTGTTAAAAATCCTGCCACAGATTTCACATGGATGGATGTATCTGAAACCAAAGAGACCAAAAACTGTGATTCTTCTCTTGAGGCAGAGGTGATTCTCAGGCATCTCTGTCACTAAGTGTATTTCAATTTGTTAATACTAATTACTCCAAAAGTTCCTTGAAACACAAGTTTTTCTAAATGAGCCTTAAGAAACCTCCAAGTTGACTTCAAGCTTGGAGCAGTCTGGCATTGCtatacaatttttttccaaaaccaTTTATTAAAATCACTGATTTACACTTTGCAAAGCCCAAACTGGGGGGCTGCTGACTCATCAACCATTGTGAAGCCAACCACCAGCCACACACATTTCAAGCtcataataaaacattttaaccCCAATTTCACAGTTATTTTAGCCCAGCCAAATTCCCTAAGAGCATCCCAGGTGGCAGAACCGTTAGAACTGCAAGCAGGCAGCTCTTCCCAGTGGAACAAGCCTTACTTTTGCACGTTGGGGTCGGGCAGGTTCTCCCTGTGGATGACCATGTGCGCGTGGTACGTGGCCTTGAGGGCGAAGCGCCGGTTACAGATGCTGCAGCCATAACCCTTCTCCTTGTGCACGTCCATGATGTGCTTCAGGTACTCCTTCCCTCTGCCAAAGGTCAGCTGGGGAATGAACCAATAGTGAatgcaagggggaaaaaaagtccttgGGCACAAGCAAGTAACATTGAGCAGACATAAATATCCTGTGTAGCACTAAAatcctgtgtgccactggatGAAAAACCTGTGACAGCTGGGTTTAGGCCTCAAACTCTTTGGACATTACAAGCATGCTGCTACAGGGCATCAATTCACTCAATTTCTCTAGATGGAGATGGTGTCTCCACTTCTGCACAAGAAGAGGACCTTGAGTTGTTCATGCACTGAGGAATGGCCAGGTTTAACGTCCACCAGTACTGAATTGAGAAATTGAGTACTGTGTGAGCAGTTTTGGTCACCACAGTACAGGGATGATATTAAACTACTGGAGAGTGTCCACAGAGCTACAGAGATGGCGAAGGGTCTGCAGGGGAAGCTTTGGGAGAGCCACTGAGgacacttggtctgttcagcctggaaaagagactGAGGGGAAACTTCACTGCAGTTACAACTTTTTGTGAGGGGGAGGCCCTGATCTGTGCTCTGTGGTGACACTGACAGGATGTGGggaaatggcctgaagttgtgtcagggcaggtttagggtgggtattaggaaaaggttcttcccccagagggtagTTGGGCACTGAGCAGGCTCCCCAGGCTCTGGTCACTGCAGCGAGACAGAGCTCAGGGAGTGTTTGGGCAATGCTCTCAGGGACATGGTGGGATTGCAGGGTGGGATtgcacagagccaggagctgcactcAGTGAGCCCtgagggtcccttccagctcagatgattctgtgattctgcacaGTGAGGACACCACAGATGGAGGAAAtgcctgctgggctctggggccatggtgagctcctgcctgcagcagcagctttggcagcagctcctgaaggGCTGGAAtctgcaggcactgcagggcagtgaccctggctcagctcctggagctACAACAGACAggtgctgcactactgagctcCAGATGTGCACATCCAGATGTGCTCCAGCATGCCAGGGTGAGGTGCCATTACTGACATGGTCTTTCCTCCAATTCTGGAACTAGTCAGGGCATTTCTAACAGCACTGCACAGCTTGGTGAAGATGTACTTTGACACCAAGTAAACCAGATTTTTTAAGAGCTCAGAAAAGAGATTTCTCCAGGAGCTACCTGTATTTGTTCTCCCTTTGGCTGTTTAATGTCCCCATCTCCTCACATcaaatcccatttcccacagCTGTGCCCTTACACAACTGTTTACTTCACAAACACCTGCAAAAgtactgaaaaaaccccaacttccCAAAAGATCTTTCTGATTTGAATGGCCCAACTGCCCTCACTTTTTATATAGTTTATGTACCCATGAAATGTCAGGCAAGAACATGATGAActgctgtgacaccacagcTTCACATATTTACTGACACAAAGTTAAAATCAGTTTGCACTGAAAACCATCTCCCagagaagaaaactgaaatgTTATTATCTCCAGGTCTTAAAATGAAGGTAAATTAAGAACTCTCACCACATTAAGTGTGGGCTGTGAAGTAAGACTGATTTCCAGTGGCTGAACAACCAAAAATTCCCTGTCCCTGAGTCAGTTTTACTGTTCTCACTGAGTGGTTTTGCACCacacctgccccagcacagtgtgctcacccagggagggcacagagtCCTTAAGGACCCATTATTATTTCTATAGAAAATGGCAAAAGCCACACAGTGAGAGGTTTAAAAAATCTTCCTCTCTCAGCTGACAACTGAGTGAACTCCATTCCAGCAGCACTTCCAACATCATCCTGTTTGCAATGGAGCAGGGTGAAAATAAAGTCACTCTGAACATAAGCAGCAATCTTACTCCTCCAAGCTGAATATCTATTAAAGAACCTTCTGATCTCATAAAAATTAATCAATTTGTGGACTCTATCAATCAGAAATGCTGCCAGTTGCACATAATTAAAAGGCAGTCTGAGATGTGAGTGCTCCTTTATTGATCCTTCCTCcagttttgcttgttttctttctcacaGGAAAAAGTGAATGTATCTGTCTTTCCTTGCTTTAGTGTTTATCATCCCCCTTACTGGACACCACCTCAATTCTCATGGAACAGCCTCAGTTCACAGATCAGAGGTAACAGCACTGCAGAAGACAGCAGACCTGAGAACTTGCCTTCTCTTTGAGAGCTTTAATATTATTTCAAATTCTGAATTATTTATAAATTCCCCCACTCCCTCCCCCATCCCAAAACAAGTTAATTTGAAAGTATTTAAAGCTACCTGGCACCTTTTGCAGCTATACTTGTGAGGCTCTAAATCTGCACTTTCATCAGAGTTGTCATCATTTTCCTCTGATGAGATTCCAATTTTCCCAATGAACTCTTCCCTCTGGTGATCATCCATTAGGGCTATGTCCTGTGTAAAATAAAGGGaaagaatattttgtttttaatctaTTAAACTTCTTCAAAAAGTAAGGCCTGGTCATCTTTTGCTTCCATGCAGACTGCTTTGCATTAACTGCtgtaatattatttatttaaaatatcctCCTGCTTCATTCAATCATTTCTCTGTCATATAAAGAATAACTTATTCAAACAactaatattattttttctgcaTATAAAAGGAATTTTCATGCAAAGAGACTCCGCTGGTTCAGTATTACATCAATAAAAGCATCTTTATCAGCACCACTGAGTGATACAATTcccttttaatttaatttaattccttACAATTCAGTGTTGGCAAAACAATCTGATTATTAACACAATACCTTAAAATGGACATGAATATGATCTCTCAGCACATCCACCCTGAAAAATTTCCGTCCACAGATCTCACAGGTGTATTTCTTGTCTCCATGTGTTAGAAGGTGTTTGTTCATGTTGCTCCTACATGAAAATAcctaaaaggaaaagagaaggaaaaaaggatttttggATCATGTCCAGCAGGGCTACAGTTCTTTGAAACCTATCCAGTGGAGAGCACATTTACTGTCACATTTACTgtctttttttattccttctggCCAGAAACATGCAGGAGCTCCTGTTAGCAGTCTGCCTCAGAACTGCTGGCATGGCAAAATCCAGGGGCAGAGTTCCAAGGAACTGACTGAAACTGGCCATTTGTCAGGGGTGGACTTCCAAAAAATAGCTGTAGCAGAATTACACAGAGTAGAATTTGAAATATTTAGACAGCATCTTTTGAATCACCAATGTTCCATCTATCTCTAAAAAGATTTAACCACAAAATCTACCTTGACTGGTATGAAACACATCCAAAGCATCAAAATCAGAGGTCTGCAGATCAGCTGAAGAGTCCTTGAGTGCCTTTTGCACCATGAATCATTAAACATCTATAAAATCACAAGTTAACCCACACTCCTTGTGACAACAGTAACTTATGATCATGAGTGTTGAACATTCAAATGCAACCATGCCATGACTACACCATGAATTCACTTTTATTCCCCATGGAAAAGGATTCCCAATGTTAACTCCAGCCGTTTATAACCAGTCAGAAAAACTCAATTTTAAATAACATAAGCCATGAGATttcactgacacacacacagtggcCATGTGAGACACTCCATTGTGCTGCATGTCCTGAAATACACTTTTGCTCTCATCTCTGTGCTAACAGCTCCCACCACCCATGGCCACAGTGGGCTTGGATAAATAATGGAGCTACAGGTGTTTGAAGAGGAATATCCTGACTGGACTCCACACCCTCCATGGGCAGCTGTTCCagagctctgccaccctcagtgTGAGGAATTTCTTCCCCATGCTGAGGTGGAATttgttgtgttttattttatggCCTCTCCTCCTCGTGCCATTGCTGAGTGTggtattcacattctctgaacagagaggcATAATTCTCTTTCCCAGGATTTTGCCTaaagaaacacagagaaaatagagataagaattgttttctcttcttctctctgtgcttcttcAGGCAAAATCCTGGGAGGGAGAATTATgcctctctctgttcagagaatgtgaatatCACAGCTGAGCACCACTGAAAAGAGTCTGGTACCCTCCTCTGACACCCCTTGGAGAGATTTAAATGTATGGATGGATCCCCTCAGTTTTCTCCTGTGTGGACTGAACTGCAGCACCCTGGAGGCACAATGCAGAGCCTCTCATGGCACACTGGCACCAGCTCCTACCTTCCCACACACGGGGCAGCCCGAGGGCTCCTTCTTGTAGCGAACCATGCTCTCCGTGCTGTGCTCAAAGTCTTCTCTCTTCACACGCCTCACCCCTTCACACAGCAGtccccatcaaaaaaaaaacacaaaacaagaaataaacCATGGCTTTTCACTCCAGCCTGCAGGCCTGCTCACAAGGGGACTGGGAAAGAGAGTGAAACACTGGGAAGGGCCTCTATGCAGGGGTGAATTGGTAACAAAAGGGTGATTTCtaaattaaaatgtgttttaagaATATAGAAGCAGTCTGCCAAAGTGAAGTGTTATGGCTTATTGGTTATTAAAGCAACTATAAAGTGACTGAAAACACTTTTgtaaaaaacatttttgttaACACCAGGAAACAGGCAGATCTAGTAGGCCTTGGCACTTCAATGTGGTATCTGGCCCAGAAATTCACCCTCactaagaaaaagagaaaagaagtcTCTAAGGAGAGATGCAACCATCCAGCATCAGCTGTAATGCTCAGAGAGGATTTCAGACctctttctctgctgctctcaggaggGCAGAGGGCTCCTGCTCTTCTGTGACAGCTGAAAATGAGACACTGTCAGTGTCATACAGCTCCTTGTCCTCTGGTTCAGGACACAAAATAAACAATCtcacttactttttttttttttttttaatcacttttaGTTTTATCATCTAAGTCACTAACCACATTCTAATACATGTTGAGCAATGTACCAACTTTTTCCAGTCTTTAAGTACCTGCAATAACCTCAGATGCTTGAGACTTTGAACAGCAAACTCTCATAATCTCATTTTCATATATTCTCAAGTGTTTCAAAGATAACATGCTGACACTGTATTTGTATAGTGGTCACTCTCAGCAAGTTAACTCTCTGCCTTCAGATTTTCAAGTTACcacacaaattttaaaaaaggaagaattgaatgcaaagaaagaaaaaaaaattaaaataagccAGTCTAAACTGCTGCAAAATAAGCCATGCAGCTTCCACATGACTGTTAACACCTCTGGACCCACTACTGTTATTTTCCATAAATCTCACATTTTTCTGAAACTTGAAACTCTTGATCAGGTAACTGATTAATAAAAAGACAGCCACCATTCAAGATATAATGCACACTATCATTTCCTTAACCTGCCCACCTCCACTGCTGTTTCAGGAGAAATAATTAGGTTGATCTGCAGTAAATTTACCTTCCAAGTGCCGCCTCTGATGGTCCAGCATGACATCCTTCCTGTAGAACATCTTATTGCAGATCTCACATGCAAACTTCTTATCCCCGtgttttttcttgtgttttgaaAGGTTGCTGTTTGTAGAGAAGAATCTGAAACACATCTCACACTGGAATGTCTTGTCATCTGTAAGCAGGAGAAAGCATGCAGGTCTTTAGAGCTGAAAACAGGTTTTGTATGTTTGTGAGACAGGTGGTTCCTCTGTTGGATCTGGGTGTTAAACATGGAACCCATCACTCTGCTCTAAGGGCAATTACCTGTGTGATTCTGGACTGAACATTATTGTGGGACCATAAAAGTAACCAGGATGGAATTTTCTGAGCATAAGATCACAGCAGAAATAATATGAGTAACCACAAGGGCTGGCTATGGGAGAAAAGCACAGATTGGAGTGAtactaagaaaaaaacatttagaGACTACTGCAGAAAACTGAGGAAAATTGCAATCTCAAAAAACTACATATTACCACTAATATTGGTCCTGTTTCCAGTTCCTCTGTTTCAGAGTGAGGTGGAATTTAGTTTAAGGGAAAAAAGTTAAACAGAGATTATCTGTGAACAAAGGACACACCAGTGAGGATATTACACAGGTGAGCAGGAGATACTAACAAACCCAATTCCTAAGTGGATGTGTTGCTCTACAGATCATTAGTTACACTTTTCTTATCAAAAACCCAGGTTGCTTGTTGTGATGATGACAAAAACCTAAATCCCTACTCCCTTTCTGTAGTTTCTCTGCAGAGATGGATTCGGGGACATCTTCCCAgaatggagcagagacaccagAGGAAGAGTTTCCATTCTCACCTGTCCTGCAGTTGTGGAATTCCAGTGCACTCTCTATCCGAAAGGCCTTTTCACACGTGGTGCACTTGTATCTGTACTCACTGTCCACCTGAGGATCACAAACAGGAAAGGCCAAGTCACATCTGACAGAGAAATTCTAAACCCTCAAACACCTCctctgttttctgttctttccaaTTTTTAATCCTTCAAGAGGGCATTTATTTACATAGTGGTGCAAAATTCCAATGCTGTATTATCCTGCCATGCTCCTACATCTGAGctataaaaaccccaaaatttatgCTCCTGTGTGGATGTGGAACATCTGGTCCAACACAGACACAGAAGGTTTGAGAAGCAAGATGTGATCTGACTCATCTTCCAGAAGAGGTGGCAGCAATCTGAGAGTTAAGGACCCTGGTGCCAAGCAACAATGGAAATTGTCACTAATAAGGTGCCACTAAAGGTGTATTTGGTATTTCTATGGCAGCAGCATCAAAAGGCAGAGTTCACACGTTAAAGGAATGATGAGTGGGGAAAAATCAAACAGGACAAGCAAACAAGAATGAACAATCCTATTTAGCAGCATAACTCAAGTCAGATCTCACCCCTGTATCATGCAGGTCCAGCTAACTCCAGCTTGTCTTGCTGGAATTGGTGCCTGAAAGCAATTTTCTATAGGAAAAGAGTTTGCACATGCTCAAAAGCACTTCTCAAATCCATCAATTATTCTAAAATAATATGTTAACACTCCCTCTCTGTCCTTTTTATCCCATGGGATACCTGCTCACATGAGCAGGGCATGCTCACACCTGGAATCTCACTGTGCCTTTGCACATAAACCCTGCAAGAGCCCCATGCACTCACTTCATTCCTGCTGTGCTTGTAGGAAACGTGCTGCTTCAAGCTCTCCTTCCTGCTGAACAGCTTGGCACATTCCTCACATTTAAACAGCTTGTCACCTGAGGGGATCAATCAAGATGAAAGGGAAGTAGTCAGTCATTGAAAATAACCAACTCCAGGCAAGGCAGGGGAAACCAAAGCACAAGCAACTGCAAACACACAGGCTAGTGATGaaaaatttaatatttcagCAGATCTAACCAGTGGATTTTAACCATTTCCAACAATTTTGGTTTGGTTCCCCCACCCTTTTTCAGTGATGATTGTTCATAGAACCCTTAAAATAGGACACAGACCCCCGGAACTGCAGATCACAAGTGGAAAAACACCTGACACTTACACAGCTGTAACCCATGTGCCTGTGGGGGTGATATTTATGTATCAATTAAAAGGCAATAAAAGCTTTGCAAAAAACATCACATCCTTGCCCTCATTTAAAAGATGTACCTAattcaaattttaaataatttcaactTCAATTCAGCATTATCTATTGCAATAGATAACATAGAcagatagacagatagatatcTTCTATATCTCAGAATAGATGTCTTCTCATGGTTTGGTCTGAAAAATTAAGAGTTTCCCTCACCCATGTGCCTGTGAAGGTGGGGGTGATATTTATGTATCAATTTAAAGGCAATAAAAGCTTTGGAAAAAACATCACATCCTTGCCCTCATTTAGAAGAAGTAACTAATTCaaattttaaatactttaaatacTTTCAACTTCAATTTGGCATTATCTGTTGCAATAGataagatagatagatagatagatagatagatagatagatagatagatagatagatagatagatagatatctTCTATATCTCAGAATAGATACCTTCTCATGCTTTGGTctcaaaaattaaatttcctaGACAGActtaaaagacagaaaaaaagccaaagcaGCTCTTATAAATACACATCCCAATCCCTAAAACGAGCCCTGCTGTTTAACTCGAAGGTGGAACCAAGACATAAAATCAATGAAAATCAAGACATAAAATCAATCCCAGCCAAGGGAAAAGCCAACCCACCATGAGAACGGATGTGCCTGCTGAGGTTGCTGCTGTTCTGGAAGATCTTACTGCAGATGCTGCACTGATAGACCCTCTTGTGCTCCCCCAGCTGCTTTATCAGCTTCCGCCGAATCCCGTGTCTACTGGAGAGAATGAAACTTCTTTTGAGGGACATGGTGTTTTGGTGATGAGCAAACCTACTGGATTAGAGAGAAAGGCAGGGACTGAAAGCTAGCCCACAGGTTGTAACAGAGCTAGTAAAAACTAGAGGAGTGTTAAActcagctcctggcaggagggagggggcctGGATGGAGCTTGCCCAGCTCCAAGGTGCTCCCCTGGCCACCCCCTGGAAGCTGCAGATGTCACTCGTTCCAAATTTTCTTCACCCAGAACCAGTGATGCAAAAAGCAACAGCAGAGATTCTCTTTGCAGGCCCTTCAGAGGGACAGAAAGGGTCTGTTCTGCTCTGAAAACATCAGCTCTAGCTCAGCTTGGGAAGCTTGGCAGCCCCCATGTCAAAGCTGTATTtgggcagagggcagcagggTGCCAAGCAGCACTGTGCCATTCCCCAGCACAACCACCTGCTGAAATGACTGTGGATGGCTCTGTGTCTGCTAAGGACTTCAATATATACCATTACTAGCTAATTCATAAAAATTGAGTGCTCtattatacaaaaaaaaaaaaaaaaaatcaaaaggcCAATTTTACCAAGACAAAAAGACATCAAGGAATCTGAATTAATCATGTGATACTTAAGAGTCTCCCTGAGGTTCTGTTATACTGAAGTTTTCCCCTCCTACTGCTCCAAATCTGGAGTATCACAGCAAAATCAACATGAAGTCATTCATGAGCTAAGATGACAAGCAAGactgaataataataaaaattagtaacatattctgaaagaaaaatctttttgccTGTCTTATCACTAACATTCAATGGGAGTAAATTTCACcttgcagctgcaggaggcttTTGGAAACACAGAATAAAAGCAGTAACatgatgaaaaaagaaattttcattTATGTTATGTTCCAAAATCCTACCAGTGTACAAGTGGCACTCAAAATCACCTCTTGAAGCAGCAGCATCACACAATTTTATGCTGATAAAAAAGAGCATCTGTGTGGCCAGAAGTTGAGCAGAACTGTTGCATGCTACATCATCTTAGATACAAGTAAGAGGAAATAGTGCATCCCAGAACACTTACTTTGTCACTGAGCTGATGCTGTTTGTGGTGCTGGGCATCTTTCCTAAAACCAGGTCCATGATGCTCTCTTCTGGAGCTGGGGGCAGGGCCACCTCCTCTGGAGGGACCTCAGGGACAGCGTCAGCCACACGTTCCACTGCACACACACCAAAGAAATAAACACAGCAGTAATGTGGACAGCTGGAAACAAAACCTCAAATGCAGGATTTGTAATAAGAGGTGGCACTGGACAAATCAATTGTCCACAAGGAAAGAATTCAAAGAATCATAGATCAGcatgggttggaagggattgttaaaaatcaaatcaaaccCCCTGACACAGGCAGGCACATCTCACCTTTTTCTAACTTCTTACCTTTCCAAACTTTTACTGCAGGGTCATGCTTTACTGAAAGCATCATGAAATTTCCTATTAGAACATCCCTTAAGGAAGGTAAAGCCCTTTCTAAACTGAACtcaagggagagagagaaagatttGTCCTCTTGAGAGGAAAAATGCTTCCTCTCCTGTTCATTCTTGCAGTTCTCACAGCCTGTGTTTCCCTGGGGCTCTCTACAAACATCACAGAAGAATGCAGGTTACTCTGTGGGTGCTGCCTTCAAGGCTCTCAGAAATTACTAACAAAACTAGTAAATTGGCAGCTTTAGTCATCCAACTGaaaacctccatcttgtctctgctgcttttcaggCCTTTCTGCAAAGGCATCTTCACAGATGTATAAACAGATATATTGCTTAGCATTTTCCAGATTTCTGTCTTACCTGCAGGATCTTTCTCCTCATCAATGACAAGAGGTGTTTCTACTTTTGCTGTTTTGGCTTTTCTTCCCCTCCTGGCCTTTCTCCTCGagtctgtgctggcactgcctgtaTCACTTGCCACTGGTTgatctgctggcacagcctctgctgctttctctgcTTTCTCAGCATCATTTTGGTTGCTTGGGGAGGCACCTTTGGCTTGTTCCAGGTGACTCAGCAAGTGCTCTGGGTGGATAAGGAAGAACAGGAGAGTAAGGAGGAAATTATCCTTGAAATACTCAAATGAAACTAGCTGAAGCCCATTTATCAGGTCCATTTCACTTTGCAGTGGCTTActtcaaattatttcaaaagCAGTCACAATACCTTCAAAAATCAAAGCCTACAGTTTATTCAACAGACACAAGAACTGAATTTTTAAGGAGATTGGTTGATACCACAGCAAAAAGTTCGTGTTTCAATAATGAGCACATTTTTCCAAATGTCCAAGTTATTTACTGACTGAAGTCCCCTTTTCAAAAAACATTCAGCAAATGGCCAAAGCCTCTAAATAATTTTAAGCTCTTCTGAAAAACTGCATAAAATAGCTGCAAAATATGTACTTCATTACCCTTACTAAATCTGTGCTCTAAATACCAGATGGACAATATCACAAAGTATAACCTGGCATCACTGACCTTTACACTGCTCATGCAGCTCCCTAGCCTTGATTTTCCTGACAGTCACATCATCTTCTAGATCACATTCTAGTTTTATTTCTTCTAGTTTTTtattacatatttttttttaatttcttctagTTTTATTTCTTCTAGATTCAACATTACAGCTGTTTGTCCAGAGACAGAACACTGCTATGGTCAAAATATCTTTGTTCTACCTTCCCTACTACTGCTTTCCTTTAAGGAacacaaaatttaaaatttttctcttcctgCACCATGGGTGGTGCATGGCTTCACAGCCATGGGAGAGCAGAACTCTGCTGAGGATTCTCAGTGCTCTCCCATGAATTTCTAGCACTTCCTACCTGTCAGCAGCTGAGGCTCTTGGAAAGCAGATGAACACACTTTACACGTCCACTGGTTGGGCTTTGCTTCTGCTGTTCCACTGCCTTCTGGAGTGTTCACTAAATCACAACAAGAAACACTGAAATACTCTGAAAATGGGGAGGTGGTAAAGCCCTGTAGCTTTGTTTATCTTGCAGTAACTTCCTGAGTATCACAAGGTATAATTTAAGCAGCAAGAGGCCCCTGGGGGAAGCTGGGACCATTTCAGGATTCTCCAAACATCAAGAGCTGAACTATTGGAAGATAAAAATGATGCCAGGAGAGAATATCAGTGCCCTTGTAAAATCCTGGGGGCTCCTTTATCACTCTCTAAAGAACTGAGTTCATAAAAGGCATGGCATAAAGCAATTTTTAGCACCTTTAAAACCAGAGTTACCAGTCTTCTTATGGATTAGCTGAGGACAGAAGCAGGACAAACCTCTGTGAAGGGCATTGCAGAGTAAGAACATTTGGATTAGTGCAAGTAAGGGTGAGGACAATGAAAACCTGG contains:
- the PRDM15 gene encoding PR domain zinc finger protein 15 isoform X8 → MESDKEGNNKVSSKPSSAVLPHKKNKKSSILAADPAEHLLSHLEQAKGASPSNQNDAEKAEKAAEAVPADQPVASDTGSASTDSRRKARRGRKAKTAKVETPLVIDEEKDPAVERVADAVPEVPPEEVALPPAPEESIMDLVLGKMPSTTNSISSVTNRFAHHQNTMSLKRSFILSSRHGIRRKLIKQLGEHKRVYQCSICSKIFQNSSNLSRHIRSHGDKLFKCEECAKLFSRKESLKQHVSYKHSRNEVDSEYRYKCTTCEKAFRIESALEFHNCRTDDKTFQCEMCFRFFSTNSNLSKHKKKHGDKKFACEICNKMFYRKDVMLDHQRRHLEGVRRVKREDFEHSTESMVRYKKEPSGCPVCGKVFSCRSNMNKHLLTHGDKKYTCEICGRKFFRVDVLRDHIHVHFKDIALMDDHQREEFIGKIGISSEENDDNSDESADLEPHKYSCKRCQLTFGRGKEYLKHIMDVHKEKGYGCSICNRRFALKATYHAHMVIHRENLPDPNVQKYIHPCEICGRIFNSIGNLERHKLIHTGVKSHACEQCGKSFARKDMLKEHMRVHDNIREYLCAECGKGMKTKHALRHHMKLHKGIKEYECKECHRKFAQKVNMLKHYKRHTGIKDFMCELCGKTFSERNTMETHKLIHTVGKQWTCSVCDKKYVTDYMLQKHIQLTHDKVEAQSCQLCGTKVSTRASMSRHMRRKHPEILSVRIDDLEPLPETTTIDASSIGIVQPELALEQGELPEGKQHVKAPKSGQKRKQKSGEEEEAQVPEDPAFSEYTEKEGEFTGNVGDETNSAVQSIQQVVVTLSDPNVSAPSSSVGLNNITVTPITTAAGTQFTNLQPVAVGHLCPPERQLQLDSSILTVTFDTVSGSAVLHNRQSDIQLPPQPEAPNPQSVAHFINLTTLVNSIAPLGTPQMTEQHPLSWRSVPQTDVLQTPAPAAPQQPGQQPVQTEQQQQQMYSY
- the PRDM15 gene encoding PR domain zinc finger protein 15 isoform X7 → MESDKEGNNKVSSKPSSAVLPHKKNKKSSILAADPAVNTPEGSGTAEAKPNQWTCKVCSSAFQEPQLLTEHLLSHLEQAKGASPSNQNDAEKAEKAAEAVPADQPVASDTGSASTDSRRKARRGRKAKTAKVETPLVIDEEKDPAVERVADAVPEVPPEEVALPPAPEESIMDLVLGKMPSTTNSISSVTNRFAHHQNTMSLKRSFILSSRHGIRRKLIKQLGEHKRVYQCSICSKIFQNSSNLSRHIRSHGDKLFKCEECAKLFSRKESLKQHVSYKHSRNEVDSEYRYKCTTCEKAFRIESALEFHNCRTDDKTFQCEMCFRFFSTNSNLSKHKKKHGDKKFACEICNKMFYRKDVMLDHQRRHLEGVRRVKREDFEHSTESMVRYKKEPSGCPVCGKVFSCRSNMNKHLLTHGDKKYTCEICGRKFFRVDVLRDHIHVHFKDIALMDDHQREEFIGKIGISSEENDDNSDESADLEPHKYSCKRCQLTFGRGKEYLKHIMDVHKEKGYGCSICNRRFALKATYHAHMVIHRENLPDPNVQKYIHPCEICGRIFNSIGNLERHKLIHTGVKSHACEQCGKSFARKDMLKEHMRVHDNIREYLCAECGKGMKTKHALRHHMKLHKGIKEYECKECHRKFAQKVNMLKHYKRHTGIKDFMCELCGKTFSERNTMETHKLIHTVGKQWTCSVCDKKYVTDYMLQKHIQLTHDKVEAQSCQLCGTKVSTRASMSRHMRRKHPEILSVRIDDLEPLPETTTIDASSIGIVQPELALEQGELPEGKQHVKAPKSGQKRKQKSGEEEEAQVPEDPAFSEYTEKEGEFTGNVGDETNSAVQSIQQVVVTLSDPNVSAPSSSVGLNNITVTPITTAAGTQFTNLQPVAVGHLCPPERQLQLDSSILTVTFDTVSGSAVLHNRQSDIQLPPQPEAPNPQSVAHFINLTTLVNSIAPLGTPQMTEQHPLSWRSVPQTDVLQTPAPAAPQQPGQQPVQTEQQQQQMYSY